Proteins encoded in a region of the Marinococcus sp. PL1-022 genome:
- a CDS encoding alpha/beta hydrolase, which yields MAKWKTSTQAAMLRSFQKRVSQQSQSYITPPPADSVSTFSYLVETTPGATPVHIYYPIADVSKKLPVYINLHGGGFVMGSSGEDAGWCRYIAAEVSCVVVNIDYHLAPKTRFPASVLEVFEIVEWLTAHAGRLSLQMDNYVLGGHSAGGNLAATASMMLRDTGHRLPKLQILDYPVLDLQTDPYEKPSYSTAIPPYIAQIFNDSYLQTPQDARHPYVSPLYAEQLEGLPPALVITAEYDSLAREAAQYVSRLEKAGVAVHHYPFSATSHGFTHMGNEETALEAWATIIHALKRAFK from the coding sequence ATGGCCAAATGGAAAACGTCTACGCAGGCAGCAATGCTGCGCTCTTTTCAAAAACGCGTCAGCCAGCAGTCCCAGTCGTATATTACCCCGCCGCCGGCTGATTCGGTCAGCACCTTCTCCTATCTGGTCGAAACGACCCCTGGAGCCACGCCGGTACATATTTATTACCCGATCGCGGACGTTTCCAAAAAGCTTCCGGTGTATATCAATCTGCACGGAGGGGGCTTTGTGATGGGCAGCTCCGGTGAAGATGCGGGCTGGTGCAGATACATCGCCGCTGAGGTCTCCTGCGTAGTGGTAAACATTGACTACCACCTGGCGCCAAAGACCCGCTTCCCGGCTTCGGTGCTTGAGGTGTTTGAAATTGTCGAATGGCTGACCGCGCATGCCGGGCGCCTTTCGCTGCAGATGGACAACTACGTGCTTGGCGGCCACAGCGCCGGGGGCAATCTTGCCGCCACGGCGAGCATGATGCTGCGTGATACCGGCCACAGGCTGCCGAAGCTGCAGATTCTTGACTATCCCGTCCTCGACCTGCAGACGGATCCCTACGAAAAGCCGTCGTATTCCACTGCCATTCCGCCTTATATTGCGCAGATTTTTAACGACAGCTACCTGCAGACACCACAGGACGCCCGTCACCCTTACGTTTCACCGTTATATGCTGAACAACTCGAAGGCCTGCCCCCGGCGCTCGTCATTACTGCTGAATACGATTCGCTCGCAAGAGAAGCGGCCCAGTACGTGAGCCGCCTGGAAAAAGCCGGCGTCGCGGTGCATCATTATCCATTTTCTGCGACCAGCCACGGATTTACGCATATGGGGAACGAAGAAACCGCGCTCGAAGCGTGGGCTACGATTATCCACGCGCTCAAGCGTGCCTTTAAATAA
- a CDS encoding AEC family transporter yields the protein MKFINTASFHSFSFQSIYIKIEHVQIQENYERTEARQMSIIDIITPVFMMTVLIAIGAITSKMIDVSVETRRFISFVAINFALPAVIMYSIFQLEFNSSTWSSFAMIYACALGLTWTGMAVGYGVGRFFHYTDIEARQLAIVAGCSNSGFIGIPLITILFGPEAGSYAAVYDAGTTTSVFTIGILLLKPGRFSFKQLTSILNTPFLTLVCSVLLASAGLVLPMIFLETVNTISGLAAPLAMILIGLLIPTITSANWKMVKTGYKRFIGSAVIVKVLAVPAVACLLVWLLPIPELLGKIIIVQSSMPTITLAAVLFERYVHGRSNQLGIVALIATTIFSLLMLPLTVFIAQQIA from the coding sequence ATGAAATTTATTAATACAGCAAGCTTTCATTCGTTTTCATTCCAGTCGATTTATATTAAGATAGAACACGTGCAGATTCAGGAAAATTATGAAAGAACCGAGGCGAGACAAATGTCTATTATTGATATAATTACGCCGGTGTTTATGATGACTGTATTGATAGCAATCGGCGCGATCACCTCTAAAATGATTGATGTGTCGGTGGAAACGCGCCGTTTTATTTCCTTTGTAGCTATTAATTTCGCGCTTCCGGCCGTGATTATGTACAGCATCTTTCAGCTCGAGTTCAACAGCTCCACATGGTCGTCATTTGCAATGATCTACGCATGTGCGCTCGGGCTCACGTGGACAGGCATGGCTGTCGGCTACGGCGTTGGCCGTTTTTTTCATTATACAGACATAGAAGCGCGGCAGCTGGCAATTGTTGCGGGCTGCAGTAATTCGGGCTTTATCGGCATTCCGCTCATTACGATTTTGTTTGGTCCCGAAGCAGGGTCCTATGCAGCAGTCTATGATGCCGGCACGACGACAAGCGTATTTACTATTGGCATCCTGCTGTTAAAGCCGGGGCGGTTTTCGTTCAAACAGCTTACATCGATTTTAAACACGCCGTTTCTAACACTTGTATGCTCTGTGCTGCTTGCATCTGCGGGATTGGTTCTGCCAATGATATTTCTTGAAACGGTAAATACCATCTCCGGACTAGCGGCTCCGCTTGCGATGATTTTGATTGGCCTGCTCATACCAACCATTACTTCAGCCAATTGGAAGATGGTGAAAACAGGGTACAAGCGTTTCATTGGCTCCGCTGTAATCGTAAAGGTGCTTGCCGTTCCAGCGGTCGCCTGCCTGCTAGTATGGCTGCTTCCCATTCCGGAGCTTCTCGGAAAAATTATTATTGTACAGTCATCCATGCCGACCATCACGCTGGCAGCTGTGCTGTTTGAACGCTACGTGCATGGAAGGTCTAATCAGCTCGGGATTGTCGCATTAATCGCAACGACCATCTTCAGCCTGCTGATGCTTCCACTAACCGTATTCATCGCCCAGCAGATTGCCTGA
- a CDS encoding nucleotidyltransferase family protein yields MKTAVIYLAAGTSSRMGHNKLEKPWKNTTLGSSALQQVLKSRAEEVIVVTNQSVWIDNRIFEQNKRTVRLAASPQAVKGQAYSLRTGVNEAVRIGAEAVLVVLADQPGLRAETIDRLIAQAKAQTCDFTGMWTGHHYQPPMLFKKQMFAALQSVEGDRGAASILRTEHTWTGSPYVGFRQLEQLDVDTEEEYRWMLHKNQ; encoded by the coding sequence ATGAAAACAGCAGTGATTTATTTAGCAGCCGGGACAAGCTCCCGCATGGGCCACAATAAACTCGAAAAACCGTGGAAAAATACGACGCTCGGAAGCAGTGCGCTGCAGCAGGTGCTAAAGAGCAGGGCAGAGGAAGTTATCGTCGTGACGAATCAGTCTGTATGGATAGATAACAGAATATTCGAACAAAATAAGCGAACGGTACGTCTGGCGGCCAGTCCGCAGGCAGTGAAAGGGCAGGCTTATTCCCTCCGTACTGGAGTGAACGAAGCGGTTCGTATCGGTGCGGAAGCGGTTCTCGTCGTACTCGCTGACCAGCCCGGCCTGAGAGCGGAGACCATTGACCGGTTAATAGCGCAGGCCAAAGCACAGACGTGCGATTTCACCGGTATGTGGACCGGGCATCATTATCAGCCGCCTATGCTGTTTAAAAAACAGATGTTTGCTGCTCTGCAGAGCGTGGAGGGTGACCGCGGGGCCGCTTCTATTCTGCGGACGGAGCACACGTGGACAGGAAGTCCGTATGTGGGCTTTCGGCAGCTCGAACAGCTTGACGTTGACACCGAGGAGGAATATAGATGGATGCTGCACAAAAACCAGTAA
- a CDS encoding DUF485 domain-containing protein: MAVKKESDTTNETFTSGGGVKYSEAVENPAFKNLMSKKRKFIAPLTVFFLLFYLALPVLILTSDVLNNSAIGPITWAWVLAFAQFAMTWTLCILYVRKSSKFDKDAEAIIEEEERKAKGDHS, translated from the coding sequence GTGGCTGTCAAAAAAGAATCTGATACGACTAACGAAACCTTTACCTCTGGCGGAGGAGTGAAATATTCCGAGGCCGTGGAAAACCCTGCTTTTAAAAACCTCATGTCGAAAAAAAGAAAATTCATCGCACCGTTAACGGTGTTTTTCCTGCTATTTTACCTGGCTCTTCCGGTTTTAATTCTTACGTCGGACGTGCTGAACAACTCGGCGATCGGACCAATCACCTGGGCATGGGTACTTGCGTTTGCGCAGTTTGCCATGACCTGGACGCTTTGTATTCTTTACGTACGTAAATCCTCAAAATTTGATAAAGATGCCGAAGCAATCATCGAAGAAGAAGAACGCAAGGCGAAGGGGGATCATTCATGA
- a CDS encoding FAD binding domain-containing protein, which translates to MDAAQKPVTPVVWMPETVQEAFALYQEHSPDAEWIAGGTWRQVEREKGKAFAGNVIVLERIFGLSSWQEEEKYVRIGACMTLEKLIQEPIISREILGETMRRIAAPAVRTRGTIGGNIMYGHGDTLPALIALQAELEIWNGESYARIPVEEAASYDGVFLLTAVLLPKTSEAGPEELHFFEKIGRREAFTASLLAVSGCVRRQGDKSAGARLALVGGKDAPVRLRRAEACVAEPGWTPEAFFEALAADYQPEDEPFSSGNYRLQAAAHLFLSHLWLDGKAEKGGVHKT; encoded by the coding sequence ATGGATGCTGCACAAAAACCAGTAACACCGGTGGTATGGATGCCCGAAACGGTACAGGAAGCGTTTGCACTTTATCAGGAGCATTCCCCGGATGCGGAATGGATTGCCGGAGGCACATGGCGGCAGGTCGAACGGGAAAAGGGAAAAGCATTCGCCGGTAACGTGATTGTACTTGAGCGTATTTTCGGGCTTTCGTCCTGGCAGGAAGAAGAAAAGTACGTGCGTATCGGTGCCTGTATGACGCTCGAAAAGTTAATCCAGGAGCCAATTATTTCCCGGGAAATACTGGGGGAAACGATGCGGCGGATTGCTGCTCCGGCGGTGCGTACGCGAGGCACCATCGGCGGCAACATTATGTACGGACACGGAGACACCCTGCCAGCACTGATTGCGCTGCAGGCGGAGCTTGAAATCTGGAACGGGGAATCATATGCCCGTATTCCGGTGGAGGAAGCAGCTTCCTATGACGGTGTGTTTTTATTAACGGCTGTGCTGCTGCCAAAAACGTCGGAAGCCGGGCCGGAGGAATTGCATTTTTTTGAAAAAATCGGCCGCCGGGAAGCCTTCACCGCATCGCTTCTTGCTGTGAGCGGCTGCGTCCGCAGGCAGGGGGACAAAAGCGCGGGGGCGAGGCTGGCGTTAGTAGGCGGAAAAGACGCCCCGGTGCGGCTTCGCCGTGCAGAAGCATGCGTGGCTGAACCAGGGTGGACTCCGGAAGCGTTCTTCGAAGCGCTTGCAGCTGATTATCAGCCGGAGGATGAACCATTTTCTTCAGGGAACTACCGTCTGCAGGCAGCCGCTCATTTATTTTTATCCCACCTGTGGCTCGACGGTAAGGCAGAAAAAGGAGGCGTGCATAAAACATGA
- a CDS encoding potassium/proton antiporter translates to MDFLEANDGVVLLVGLLLVAGIVVAKFSNRLGLPALVLFILIGMLIGSDGLEIVYFDNAEVAQLVGIFALVIILFEGGLQTKWSTVRRVAVPSISLATAGVVITSLCVGGAAYLLLDFTWYEALLLGSIVGSTDAAAVFAALKERNIKAKLGATLEAESGTNDPMAVFLTISFIELLTNADANIWMLIPSFFWQIGAGIILGLLFGRFASFAINHIGLESSGLYPIFSVAFALLAYSVTAAVGASGFLAVYIAALVIGNSELTFRYSIFQFNEGFAWMSQILMFIILGLLAFPGQVFTSDVMLAGIALSFVLMFVARPLAVFISTAFLGYTMKERTFLSWAGLRGAVPIVLATFPVVADLDNAQLIFNLVFFIVLTSALIQGSSISYVAKLLHLVGPKKEIPYHSIELVSMGSANAEMVQFEASEESAIVGKQLYEINFPNDATVSAMVRNDELVTPGGNTEIQEGDFLYILVSRQQKDDLRRLLNRKKHPEPKTTS, encoded by the coding sequence TTGGATTTTTTGGAAGCAAACGATGGAGTCGTTCTGCTTGTCGGTTTACTGCTGGTGGCCGGCATTGTTGTGGCTAAATTTTCGAACCGGCTCGGGCTGCCGGCCCTTGTGCTGTTTATTCTGATCGGTATGCTGATCGGAAGCGACGGCCTGGAAATCGTTTATTTTGATAATGCCGAAGTAGCCCAGCTGGTTGGTATATTCGCCCTGGTGATTATCCTGTTTGAGGGCGGCCTTCAGACAAAATGGTCAACGGTGCGCCGGGTGGCGGTGCCGTCCATTTCGCTTGCGACCGCAGGCGTGGTAATTACTTCCTTGTGTGTGGGGGGTGCGGCGTACCTGCTGCTCGACTTTACCTGGTATGAAGCACTTCTTCTCGGGTCCATTGTCGGATCCACCGACGCGGCAGCCGTGTTTGCTGCCCTGAAGGAGAGAAATATTAAAGCCAAGCTCGGGGCCACGCTTGAAGCAGAGTCGGGGACGAACGACCCGATGGCTGTTTTTTTAACGATTTCTTTTATTGAACTGCTGACTAACGCAGATGCCAACATCTGGATGCTTATCCCGTCATTTTTCTGGCAGATCGGCGCCGGCATTATTCTGGGTCTGCTGTTCGGCCGCTTCGCTTCGTTTGCAATTAACCATATCGGCCTTGAATCAAGTGGTCTGTACCCGATCTTTTCGGTGGCCTTTGCGCTTCTGGCCTACAGTGTGACGGCAGCTGTTGGAGCGAGCGGATTTTTGGCTGTATACATAGCCGCGCTTGTAATCGGCAACTCTGAGCTTACGTTCCGCTACTCGATCTTTCAGTTTAATGAAGGGTTCGCCTGGATGAGCCAGATTCTGATGTTTATTATTCTCGGGCTGCTTGCTTTTCCGGGCCAGGTATTTACGTCAGATGTGATGCTTGCCGGTATTGCACTTTCCTTTGTCCTTATGTTTGTCGCACGGCCGCTTGCTGTCTTTATATCTACGGCGTTTCTCGGCTATACAATGAAGGAGCGGACCTTTTTATCCTGGGCGGGGCTTCGCGGGGCGGTACCGATCGTGCTCGCAACATTCCCTGTCGTCGCTGATCTCGACAATGCCCAGCTGATTTTTAACCTCGTATTTTTTATCGTATTGACGTCTGCGCTCATTCAGGGCTCAAGCATTTCCTACGTGGCGAAGCTGCTGCATCTGGTTGGCCCGAAAAAAGAAATACCGTACCACTCCATCGAGCTCGTCAGCATGGGGTCGGCAAATGCGGAAATGGTGCAGTTTGAAGCGAGCGAGGAATCGGCGATTGTCGGAAAACAGCTGTATGAGATCAATTTTCCAAATGACGCGACTGTAAGCGCCATGGTGCGTAACGATGAACTCGTAACGCCAGGCGGAAACACCGAGATCCAGGAAGGGGACTTTCTGTACATTCTCGTATCCAGACAGCAAAAGGACGATCTGCGTCGCCTGTTGAATCGCAAGAAGCACCCGGAGCCTAAGACGACCTCGTAA
- a CDS encoding sodium:solute symporter family transporter → MNATVITLFLIIVSLTLVITYFSAKKTSSASDFYTAGGGLTGWQNGLAISGDYLSAASFLGIAGAIALYGFDGFLFSIGYLVAYLVVMFVVAEPLRNLGQYTLADMLNARFDAKKIRGAAAFSTITIVIFYMIAQLVGAGALIQLLFGLPYTWAVILVGIMMTIYVLFGGMTATSWVQITKAVLLMIGTLIISIMVLWQFNFNVIAMFREAGQATPAGTNFLNPGQQDKLPLDSLSLMIALVLGTAGLPHILMRFFTVKDAKTARSSVVTATWIVGIFYVLTVCLGFGAAIFVGRSDIIAANPAGNMAAPLLAQALGGDLLFSFVCAVAFATILAVVAGLVLSGASAFAHDLYGQIVKKGKVTEREEVVAARTASLTVAVLSIALAIFAQNLNVAFLVALAFCVAASANLPVIVYTIYWRRFNTNGAITAIAVGLISSVGLVIISPNVMNPDGSAFIAAQAIFPLTNPAIVSVPLGFLGGWIGTLVSKEAESGRYDKVLFKANTGYREYDLQGRAIKKDE, encoded by the coding sequence ATGAATGCAACAGTCATTACACTATTTCTTATAATTGTCAGCCTTACCCTCGTTATTACGTACTTTTCAGCGAAAAAAACCAGCTCAGCCAGTGACTTTTACACCGCCGGTGGCGGCCTGACCGGCTGGCAGAACGGCCTCGCGATTTCAGGGGACTACTTATCAGCCGCTTCCTTTTTAGGGATTGCCGGCGCCATTGCCCTATACGGCTTTGACGGTTTTCTTTTCAGCATTGGTTACTTAGTAGCTTACCTCGTTGTTATGTTTGTGGTCGCTGAACCGCTTCGTAACCTCGGCCAGTACACACTTGCTGATATGCTGAACGCCCGCTTTGATGCTAAAAAAATTCGCGGTGCCGCAGCCTTCAGTACCATCACCATCGTTATTTTTTATATGATCGCCCAGCTCGTCGGGGCGGGGGCATTAATCCAGCTTCTGTTCGGGCTTCCATACACATGGGCCGTTATTCTCGTCGGCATTATGATGACCATTTATGTACTGTTTGGCGGCATGACCGCCACCAGCTGGGTGCAGATTACCAAAGCTGTACTACTGATGATTGGTACACTGATCATTTCCATTATGGTTTTATGGCAGTTCAACTTTAACGTCATTGCCATGTTCCGGGAAGCTGGCCAGGCAACACCTGCCGGAACTAATTTCCTGAACCCGGGACAGCAGGATAAGCTTCCGCTTGACTCCTTATCCCTCATGATTGCACTCGTACTTGGTACAGCCGGTCTTCCACATATTCTGATGCGCTTTTTCACTGTTAAAGATGCAAAAACGGCCCGGAGCTCGGTTGTTACGGCTACATGGATTGTTGGTATCTTTTACGTCTTAACGGTCTGCTTAGGCTTTGGCGCTGCCATTTTTGTCGGCCGCTCCGATATTATCGCTGCCAACCCGGCCGGAAACATGGCTGCACCGCTTCTTGCCCAGGCTCTCGGCGGCGATCTGCTGTTCTCCTTTGTCTGTGCCGTAGCCTTCGCGACGATTCTCGCCGTTGTGGCAGGCCTCGTTCTTTCCGGAGCCAGTGCCTTTGCTCACGACCTGTACGGGCAGATTGTTAAAAAAGGGAAGGTGACCGAGCGTGAGGAGGTAGTTGCAGCCCGTACTGCTTCACTGACAGTGGCCGTGCTTTCCATTGCACTTGCGATTTTCGCGCAGAACTTAAACGTTGCCTTTCTCGTGGCACTTGCCTTCTGTGTAGCCGCCAGCGCGAATCTGCCGGTTATTGTGTACACGATTTACTGGAGACGCTTTAACACGAATGGAGCGATTACCGCGATTGCAGTCGGTCTGATCAGCTCCGTCGGACTGGTAATTATCAGCCCGAACGTCATGAACCCTGACGGCAGCGCATTCATTGCCGCCCAGGCAATCTTTCCGCTCACAAACCCGGCGATCGTATCCGTACCGCTCGGCTTTCTTGGCGGCTGGATCGGTACGCTTGTTTCCAAAGAAGCGGAATCCGGACGTTACGACAAGGTACTATTTAAAGCCAACACCGGCTACCGCGAATACGACCTTCAGGGTCGCGCCATAAAAAAAGACGAATAG
- a CDS encoding XdhC family protein — translation MDHLHDIIPQLSADEKQIMATITNVEGSAYRKEGTAMLLQTDGDSIGMLSSGCLEGDLHHRIDDVHAEGAQVVSYDMRGYGELSWGEGTGCNGVIEVLLEPVTEELAASMRRMHEAVNQGETVLRWATTEGSGWFIRGGEPDGQTVQLAGQAAAMKRGSGRSSISDSRGEKIFVQTIRPRPRLFVFGAGPDARPLMQMAARCRYEVTALDWRPAALEKVKNEIPETKRTLGFPHEWWAETAFRSGDMAVIMTHHFERDREALTHLLQQPMAYIGVLGSKARTKRLLQTETLPEMITTPIGLSIGAEGPEEIAVSVVSQLIALQNAAKTGEVMT, via the coding sequence ATGGATCATTTGCATGATATTATTCCGCAGCTTTCTGCAGATGAAAAACAAATAATGGCGACGATTACGAATGTGGAAGGATCGGCGTACCGCAAGGAAGGCACGGCCATGCTGCTGCAAACAGATGGAGATTCTATCGGCATGCTGAGTTCCGGCTGCCTTGAAGGGGACCTCCATCACCGGATTGACGACGTGCATGCTGAAGGTGCGCAGGTGGTTTCGTATGACATGAGGGGCTACGGAGAGCTTTCCTGGGGAGAAGGCACAGGGTGCAACGGAGTGATTGAAGTACTGCTGGAGCCGGTGACAGAAGAGCTGGCTGCGTCTATGCGTAGAATGCACGAGGCCGTAAACCAGGGAGAAACAGTGCTGAGGTGGGCCACGACCGAAGGCAGCGGGTGGTTCATCCGCGGCGGGGAACCGGACGGACAGACAGTGCAGCTGGCCGGGCAGGCAGCTGCCATGAAGCGCGGAAGCGGCCGTTCTTCCATTTCAGACAGCCGGGGTGAAAAAATATTTGTCCAGACGATCCGCCCGAGGCCAAGACTGTTTGTTTTCGGCGCCGGACCGGATGCTCGTCCGCTCATGCAAATGGCGGCGCGCTGCCGATACGAGGTTACGGCTCTTGACTGGCGCCCGGCCGCTCTTGAAAAAGTAAAAAATGAGATTCCGGAGACCAAAAGGACACTCGGATTCCCTCATGAATGGTGGGCAGAAACAGCGTTCCGCTCCGGAGACATGGCGGTGATTATGACTCATCATTTTGAAAGGGACAGGGAGGCGCTGACGCATCTTTTGCAGCAGCCAATGGCATATATCGGTGTGCTCGGTTCAAAAGCGAGAACAAAACGCCTGCTGCAGACAGAGACGCTGCCGGAGATGATTACAACTCCGATTGGTTTGTCCATTGGAGCAGAAGGGCCTGAAGAAATTGCGGTGAGCGTGGTCAGCCAGCTGATAGCTCTTCAAAACGCCGCAAAAACCGGAGAGGTGATGACATGA
- a CDS encoding Na-translocating system protein MpsC family protein produces MWEEQFGSEKWIKQQIAQLYNSVNQEMYDVGVKTLKVELLQHKCIIFGEHKRVPALRALEQRNEALTSQVDAALVDEFKKRLHQLLVQELGLPVRTVLKDFDPVSGAAATVIYLEEKKR; encoded by the coding sequence GTGTGGGAAGAACAGTTTGGGAGTGAAAAATGGATCAAGCAGCAAATCGCTCAGTTGTACAACAGCGTGAACCAGGAGATGTATGATGTTGGAGTGAAAACGTTAAAGGTGGAGCTGTTACAGCACAAGTGCATTATTTTTGGGGAACACAAAAGAGTGCCCGCGCTGCGGGCGCTCGAACAGCGCAATGAAGCCCTGACCAGTCAGGTGGACGCGGCGCTGGTGGACGAATTTAAGAAGCGGCTGCATCAGTTGCTTGTCCAGGAGCTGGGCCTTCCGGTGCGTACTGTACTGAAGGATTTTGATCCTGTCTCCGGGGCTGCGGCGACCGTCATTTACCTGGAAGAAAAAAAGCGTTAG